DNA sequence from the Nitrospirota bacterium genome:
ACGGCATAAGGGTCGTTGCAGAGCGTATCCCTGCAGTAAAGTCCGTGTCACTCGGCATCTGGGTCTGTGCAGGATCAAGAGATGAACAGGAAAAAGACGCAGGCATATCTCATTTCATTGAGCATATGTTCTTCAAGGGCACTGCACACCGCACTGCACATGACATTGCCCTTGAGATAGACTCGCTCGGCGGCGAGCTGAATGCCTTTACAACCCGGGAGACAACTACATTTTACGTAAAGGTCATTGATGAACACCTTTCCAGGGGTATTGAAATCATCTCAGACCTCTTTCTTCACTCTTCCCTTGCCAGAAAGGATATGGAGAAGGAAAAACAGGTTGTTCTCGAAGAATTAAAAATGGTCGAGGATGATCCTGAGGACTATATTCATGATATGCACTCAAGGCTTGCCTGGGACGGTAACCCTCTTGCGAGGCCTATTGTCGGAAGCGTTGATACGATTCAGGGCATAAGCCGCAACAGCATGCTTGATTATATAAAACGTCATTATCATCCCTCCGACATTATCATATCTGCAGCAGGAAATTTCGAATTTACAAACCTTCTGAATCTGTTAAACAAGAGTCTGGGTAAATTAAGGCGTACTGTTAAAGAGAACAGGCGGGACAAGCCGGAGCTTAAGAACGGTATAGTTGTAAAGAATAAGAGTATTGAGCAGATTCACCTGTGCCTCGGCACTCTCGGACTCCCCCAGAATGACAGGAAGAGATATGCCTTATATGCCCTGAATTCAATACTTGGCAGCAGTATGAGCTCGAGGCTGTTTCAGGAGGTGAGAGAGAAACGCGGGCTTGTGTACAGCATATATTCATATCTCTCATCTTTTACAGACAGCGGGCTTATAAATATCTATGCAGGCACCAGTAAGGAGTCTCTGTCTCTGGTTCTTGAACTTGTGATGAAAGAGATAAAGAGGATCTGCAGGGACGGGATCTCGAGGAAGGAGATGAACAGGGTAAAGAATCAGATGAAGGGTAATCTGATGTTAGGCCTTGAGAGTACGAGCAACCGTATGAGCCGTATAGCCCGTGATGAAATTTACTCCGGAAGGTTTTATACACCTGATGAAATTATAGGTGAGATAAACAGGATTACGCCTTCACAGATTCAGTCGCTTGTAAATGACCTGTTCAAGTCTGAATA
Encoded proteins:
- a CDS encoding insulinase family protein; its protein translation is MRNATFCKEHLDNGIRVVAERIPAVKSVSLGIWVCAGSRDEQEKDAGISHFIEHMFFKGTAHRTAHDIALEIDSLGGELNAFTTRETTTFYVKVIDEHLSRGIEIISDLFLHSSLARKDMEKEKQVVLEELKMVEDDPEDYIHDMHSRLAWDGNPLARPIVGSVDTIQGISRNSMLDYIKRHYHPSDIIISAAGNFEFTNLLNLLNKSLGKLRRTVKENRRDKPELKNGIVVKNKSIEQIHLCLGTLGLPQNDRKRYALYALNSILGSSMSSRLFQEVREKRGLVYSIYSYLSSFTDSGLINIYAGTSKESLSLVLELVMKEIKRICRDGISRKEMNRVKNQMKGNLMLGLESTSNRMSRIARDEIYSGRFYTPDEIIGEINRITPSQIQSLVNDLFKSEYLSLAILGPVKKDVVSEDLLII